The Spirosoma sp. SC4-14 DNA window CCTACGCCGTTGGTCTTGGTCAGGCGAATCGACGGACCGATGTACTATTGGTCCAGACCCTGTTAAAAATGGCGGAGGTCATGACACTATCGGGTGGGTTACCAGGCGGTTCAACGGGCCATATTAAGGTAGATGGCTATTATGGGCCACAAACGCAGGGGTACATTACGGCCTTTCAGCAAACAATGGCTTTGGTGGAAAAAAAATTAATTAGCCAGGACAAGATTGTTAGTCCTTCATCGAAAGACGGATATACCAAAAGCGGCTGGCTCTATACCATCGTACACCTTAACCGAGCCGCAAAAGATCGCGACTCATCAGCCTATAAACGGATACCCTTCGAACCAGAAACACCACCCGAATTACGAACTGCGCTGATGGGTCCACCCGAAGTGTTCAACCCCTAACTACCAATCACCAAACGATGCTAAACCCCTATTCACTCCACTACCCCATCGCTAACCTGCTCCATAAGCAGACGCAACCGCATATACCCGTAGTGGACGCCATTCGCGAGCATATCAATTTGCTGCTGGCCACCCGCCTGGACGAATACCGGTATGATCCGGCTATGGGGTGCGGCATCTGGCAGGAAGATTACGCTAACATCACCAATCCAACCCAATGGAAAAGTGATGCCGAACAGGCCATTATGAGCCTGATTCTGCAATATGAAAAACGACTGCAATACGCCAGGGTATATGTCGACATTGATGAACCCGCCGATCAGGATGCCGATGGCCGAATTATTCGTATTCGCCGACGCATCCTTATCCGGGTTAGCGGCAACCTGCCCGAAACGGGCGAAACCATGTCCGAACAAACATTTATCATGTATTTCAGCCCATTAGCCAGCGAGTAATTCCTTTCTCAGCTTATGTCACTACGTCAGAACATATTGAATTTCGCCCGTCCGAAACGAGGTCATCGGGTTGGCAATGGCCAATGCTGGACCTTTGTTGAAACGGCCCTCCGAACGGCTGGTGCACGCACATCGAACGACATGATGGGAGCCGAAAACGTGGTCGACGACGCTGATTATGTGTGGGGCGACCCCGTTACACTGGCCAGCCTCCAACCGGGCGATATCATTCAGTTTCGGGATTACAGCTACACCAGCACCGGCGACGATGGCAGCATAACTGTCGAACGGCCACACCACACGGCCATTGTTTCGTCGGTTGGCACCAATGGCCAGGTTACGGTACTTGAACAAAACATCGACGACACGCAGATAGTCCGACAGAATACGCTCTACCTGCGCGATGGTGCGTTTGGCGGCCGGTCTGTAACCGTCACGGGGCAAATGTGGTTTTACCGGGCGCTACCAAAGTAAGACATTGGTCATTGAACGCTAGTATACAGATAAAAGATGACCCGTGCCCAATAAAAACTGACTAATAGCCAATGACCAACTAACAATCAGCAACATGGCAGCAATAGCACCAGCCGTACAGGAGTTGAAAGACACACTGGCCCAAACATTTCCAGAAATACTGAATACCGTATTCTGGGACAAGTACTGGGACAATGGCAAAGATCGCACCGGCAAACCTAAACCCAAAGGTCGCTGGGCACCACGCCTGCAGGCATCGGGCAAAAACCCGAACAGTGGCGACCCACACGACAATGGACTGGCACTCGACATATTCCTATTCAAAACCAACTGGAGCGAATGGGCGCTGGCCACCGAACTAGTCAACGTATTCATCGTCAACAAAGCCGTGATGGGGTGGTCGGCAGTGATTTACGACGGCATGACAACCGACGACTTCGGTGGTCCGAAAGTGTATCCGGGCCGCGATAAGCACCAAACTCATATCCATATCGAATGGCCCCGGTCGCGCGGAATAGCCAGTGCCGGGTTTTCTTATCAGATTCAGTACCAGTTGGATATGGTTGCTGTAAGCTGGCGAACAGGGGAGCAAATTAGCCCCACTGCGCACACATATCCCAGTTATTAAAAATTAGCCATTTGTCATTGGTCATTAGTCATCAGAACAAAACCAATTGCAAATGACCAATGACTAGTGAGACCAATACTAAATCGATTATGCTAGAAACTCGCGACCAAATTAAAAGCCGAATGCTGCAACAGGCAGCCCGACTATGGGGCTACCAGGAAGCGGCTATCGACACTACGGCTTTCGATCCGCTGGTCGATTTGCTGGTCGGTGCATTGGCCACCGAGTCAGAACGCGTCTATGGTGAAATTCAGGCGTCGCGTGGCCGCATTCTGGAACGGCTGGTTGAATTACTGCTTCCCGAAGTCGTTACAGCACCCCGGCCTGCCCATAGCGTATTGGTAGCCCGACCTCTTGAACTGTTAGGCGAAGCGACCCGAACCGATGCTTTTTCGATCCGCCATCCGCAAACTGGCGAAGAACTCGCTCTCTCCCCCGCCGGTCATTTTTCGTTGGTGAATGGACGAGTCACCTGCCTGGCGGCCGGCCATCAACTCTGGCGTATCGACGATATGGGCAATACCATTCCGGTGACGCAGGCATCACTTCACCGTCGCCTGCCCGACTATACACTCTGGCTGGGTCTTGAGCTTATGCCCGGACTGCCTCAGGAACTCAGTTTGCGTTTTTTCTTCGACTGGAAAAACCTGCCACTGCCCATCTACGACTACGCGCAGCATCTGCCCCAAACCCGATGGTGGTTAGGCGATCAGTTGTTAACCGTTGAGCCGGGCACCGGGCGACAGACCGATTCGAGTGTATCGTCGGCAACCCAGGCAATGGAGAGTCATGCCGATCGCTACTACCGATCTAATTTCCTGACCGTTCGGGGGCAGTTTCCAGCGCCGATACCAACTGCCAATGGTTCGTTTCTGCCGACAGCACTGACCGACACCTTCGATCCGGCGCTATTGCAGCCATTACCCATACTGACCTGGGTGCGGGTTGAATTCCCGACCGTATTCGGGGCCGAAATTATAGCCCGTACGGAATGCGTACTCAATGCGTTTCCGGTTCTGAACCGGCAGTTAGGCCGGGCCGTATTTCGGCTTTCAGACGGGTTGAACGTGTTTCCAATTCAGACCGACCAACCGCTTATCGAACTGGCGGATGTATCGGATAGCGATGGCAACACATATCCGGCCTATACCGAAGCCAGCGCCAGCGATCCAACCGCCCGAAGTTATGCACTCCGACGGCAGGGCGTTGGCCGGTTCGACAGCCGTAATGCCGACGAAGCTGTCCGCCAGCTTATCGACCTGCTTCGCGACGAAAGTGCGTCGTTTGCCGCACTCGGCTACGATACCTTGCGGAGCAATATCGACGATATTCAGAAAAGCCTGCTTCGCATTCGCCAGGGCTTGCCCATTCAATCATCGGGCGAGCCGGTTCCGTTTGTGGTAGTAAACAACGGCCCCGACCGGGGTAATCTGTTTGTCAATTATTGGGCAACAGCGGCCGAGCGCGGAAATCGGCTCCCTATTGGAGCTCGTGTAGATACCAATTCGCCCGCTTTCCAGCGCGAAGGTATGGTTCTGCTGAGGCCAACGCTGGGTGGTGCCCCCCGGCTGAGCCCTTCGGCCAGTTTACCCATCTTTCGACAGGCACTTCTTACCCGAGGGCGTGCCCTCACGGTTGAAGATATCCGGGCCGTATGCCGGGCAACAGCTCCTGATCTGATTGAACGGGTCGATGTGCAGAAAGGGTATTCCATAAGCCCTGACCCAAGACAGGGGCTGATCCGAACCCTCGACGTACGGGTTTCGCTCCGTAACCCGACACGTTTAACCGCCGACGAACATCGACAGCTTAGTCACGAACTAACCATTACGCTCCAGGATCAGTGGACAGGTTTGTTACCCCTGCGCGTTCAATTAATTAATTCAGCAACTGTTTAACCTCCTAAACGCATGCGTTTGTTGTACGATATACGAGCCGAAGTCTGGATTGCCGATCAACAGCAGCGGTGTGCCGTTCCGACAGAAATCGTTGTTCGTTCTAAAGGCACATTTAGCCGGGCTTATAGCACCGATATTCTGAAAGTCGACACCATTGAGGCCGACGCGCTGCACCCGCTAACGCATGTGATGCACCTCAGCCGCGAGGGGCTCTACGACACCCTACCCGAAACCTTACATCATCCGCCCGCTCCCCCGTTGCAACCCGGACGCGACGAAGCCCGCGCCATGCTCGACCAGAGCAAACGGCTCCGTCATGAAGAAAACGAAGCCCGCACGTTCTGGCTTCCCTTTGAGCAGGAATCGTTCAGACAACGCATCCAAATCGAAACACAGGAATCGCAGGCACTGACTCGCGCCTACGGGGCCATCTGGGACGAACTGCATAGTTATTTGTGGGGCGACTTAGGGCTAACAGCCCGTCAACGCGCCTGCCTGCTGGCAATCTGGACAAATGCCTATCGGCTTGTTGGCGATTGGGAACAGACGGAACAGTATCTGAAAGAGTTTCTACAGGTTCCCGTCCGACTTCAGTACGGTAACTTCACCGACATCGATGATTTTTTACCGACTGAAGCCGAACCGCTACCATTAGGTCTGGGACACTTGGGGCAGGATTGGGTGCTTGGCGGAAAAGACCTCACCGACGATGGCGGTACGATCCGAATTACGCTCGGTCCCCTTTCAAACGAAGAACTAACCGATTACCTGCCCAATGGCATAGGCCTGCGCTACATAAAACTGCTGGCCGACTACCTGCTACCGGCTGATGCGGACTGGCAACTGGACGTTCGACCTAATGAACACGAAGGCATTTTTAGCCTGACCGATGACACGACAACCGGACGCCTGGGCCTGACAACAATGCTCGCAACTAACTAATTGCAAGAACGAAAGAGTGATTCCCTAAGAGAATCCGCTCGTTACTACGACTCAACTACCCACTCTTTCACTAATTACCCCAATGGAAACTGCTGTCATTCTTACCGTTGTACTTTATGTCGCTCTGGCCATCCTCTGCCTGATCGGGCTGGGCATACGACACTCGTTTGCTGCGATCTTCACCAAAAAACTTCTGATGTATACCGTGGTGAGTCTGGTCATTGCAGCCGCACTGGGAGCTGCTTTTGCCCGGTTCGAATCGCTTGTTACGGTCTTTTACTGGATCGAAATTGTAGCATTGGCACTAGGCATTGTTCATGTGCTGGTATCACGCACGATGCTCCCGCACATCGCTCAGGGTGGTTTCTGGAGCGAATTTCTGCTTGCCGCTGCCATACTGCTGCTAACAGCCGGTGCATTTACGGGACTATTTCAGGGTTTGCAACATTCCGACCGTTTTTTACCAGCGCTGATTTCGGGATTTCTGCCTTTTTTTCTTCCGCTGTTGTTTTTATATGCCTACACGGCCTGGCTGGCTATTCCGCCTAAAATATATCGGAAGTGGTTTTACCCAATCGACAGAGCAGTGCCACTCATTGAATTAAACGACACGGTGCGGCTTAATTTTCGGGTCTCGAAAACACCCGATTCTATCGATTTAGCGATATACACCGTTAAAGCCCCTATCGACCGCACGCTGCACGACCTGTTTCACTACATGATTTATTCGCATAATGCCGAAGAAAATCCTGAACAGCCCATCATGTATTACGAGCAAAATCATGAAGGCAGTCTGCTCGGCTGGGTATTCTATAAAGAGTCGCTGGGCGGTTTGTCGAAGCAGTTTCTCGATCCTGCACTAACGCTGACCCGCAACGGTGTAAAAGCCAATGATGTCATTATTGCCCGCAGTTTTGTAAGCACTGAATAAGAAGTCAAAACGACCGATCTATGTTACCCGAACTCACTCACTGGCCCATTAACTGGGCCGATGGCATGAAAATAACCCGGCAACATTTGCTGGGTAACGATAATGCATACCACGACTCCATTCGGGATGTTGGCGGTATGCTGCTGAATCCGCTAAACTACGGTTTACTACCACCCGCTCCGGGCAAAGACAGTCCATTGGCCATCAGTTGCGATGGGCAGGAGTTAGTGCTTAGTGCCTGTCGGGCTGTAACACCCGGCGGTGCGCGAATTGAACTCAACGCAGCCCAACCACCTTTGCGACTGGCCCTCTCTGCTGCCCGCGACGAATGGATGCGACTCGGACAAACATCGGGCTATGCCGTGGTGGAAGTCAATCCATTTGAGCCAGCACCCTTTGGGCAACCCGATCCAGAGGAGGTGCCCTTACGCTATCCATTTTCGACGCCGGGTTATCGGCTGGGTGCTCTACCGCAATCGGCCCTGGCGAATTCATTATCGGCAGCATATCATATGCCCGTAGGCAAACTGTCGCTGGCAAACGGCGTTTTCACCCTCATACCCGATTATTTACCACCCTGCCGAATGGTTGGCGTGTTGCCCGCCATGCAGCAACAATACCTGACCATTGGTAGCCGTATGGGCGAAATTGCCGGTTTTGCTACGGCCATCATCGTACGCGTACGTACCAATGCCCGATCGGGTCAGCCCAATCTGCTGGCCACAACCATTGGCTATCTGGCCGAAGCCACAGTACGTACCATTGCCGACAATCTGGATGCCTTTCAGTTGAGAGGGCCCTACGAGTCGCCCGTATTTGTGGCTGAGTTTGGGATGCGTTTTGCCCGCGCCATGACCCTGATGATTCAAAGCACGCCCGACCGGGAAAAAGAAGCGATGTTCAATTATTTTAAAAACTGGTGTGGGGTTAGCCCGGTGCAGTTCGAATCGGCCATGCAGGACGTGCTCGACAAAGAATATACGCACTCCGACTGCCAGCCTATTTTGCTATCGATCATTAACCTATGCGACGTAGTGATTGCCCTCTATGGCAAACTCAGCCAGTTGAACTACGTTGAGAAAGATAAAGACGAGTTTTTTGTCGACCGGCAGGATACACCCAAAAACGGCACTAAACGCAGTTTCTGGGGTGGATAAGCCAAGTTCTTCGTCTTCCGTTTTTTTTAGTGGAGCTTCCAGCATCTAACCGCTAACGTCCAGCATCCAAAAATCAATGAACGCATCTTTTATCAAATTTTTACTCGTAACGCTTCTTCTGGGCGGAGTTCTTGGAGCCGTTGTGTATCTGGCCAACGGTCAGGGGCCGTCGGGCGGTCAGGGGCCGTCAGCCGACCAGGAAGAGCATTTCCTGAGCGATGTTCGCCAGGCCGATAGTTTACACATCAAATTAAAGAAAACCGACCCCAGCGAACAGGCCAGCGAATTTTCGACACTTCGCTTCAGGCAGGAAGAAGCTATCGGCCGAATGGAAACCGGCTACAGAGCCGATACAACTTTTCAATCGCTGTCCCGAATCGCCGGTCGCAACTACAGCAAACTACTGGGTACTGTAGCCGTGCAGGCCACCGACCGGCAAACCAAAGCCGAAACTAAAGAACAACTAACCGATGAGGTAGCTACGCTGAAAACCGACATTCAAAGCCTGGAAACGCAATTGATGCTGAAACAGTCGAGCCTGGAAAGTATGCGGGCACTGAAAGCCGCTCAAAACTAACTATTTCGCGCATCAGCCGCAGGGTTGAGGCACTTACGCTATAAACAGAAATTTTCTTCATGAAGCCGCTTAACCAAGCCGAACGAAGTAAACGCTGGGGCCAGTTTCTGGGCTTTTATGCCACGTTGTTACTGGTTGTTACCCTATGCTGGTGGCTATCGCTTTCATTGATTCCACGGTTAACCACCGTACAGCAACACCAGACCATTCAGGAAATGATGGCCTACCGCAAGCAACTCGCCGGAACCGATAAGATGCTAACGGCCGTAGAGCAGGGCGCTCCACTGACCGACAACTGGCTGCGTACCTTTTATGCTAACACCAGTGCACTCGATCAGCAGTTTCCGAAGCCTCTTTTTATGGCTACCACCAATAGCTATCGACAACTGGCGGGCGAATACGAAAATGCCCGCAAAGAGGGCGATGCCGACATCCAGCTACTGAATTCGCAAAAGATCCAGTTAGAAGCCAAAAAGGCCACTTTGCTGGCAGCTTTGGCAAACGCCGGCAAAGAGCTGAACGCAGTTGCCGCAGCCCCAAAGGCGGGGGGAGCTAAACCAGCTCCCGCAGCACCTGCTGGTCCAATGATCAACCCAAGCCTGTTCGGACCGTTTAAACCCCTGCTTATTTCAGGTACGGGCGAATTCGGCAAAAATAACCCGGAGGTGAATGTATCGGTGCAGTTCATGATTATTCGCGAGCATCAGGTGGTACTGGGCGTTTATTTCGAAACTGGCGGAGCCGATGCCGGAACACTCGCCAAGGTTACAGAACGCAAAGAATTATATACCGCCCCTCCTGGCTATAAAATCGTAGGGTTGTCGGTACCCGAGCGTACGCCCTGGCGGGTCAACTACGTCGACAAAACAACAACTGCCGATCAGTTTACCATTGCCGACGGCCTG harbors:
- a CDS encoding GPW/gp25 family protein, with the translated sequence MLNPYSLHYPIANLLHKQTQPHIPVVDAIREHINLLLATRLDEYRYDPAMGCGIWQEDYANITNPTQWKSDAEQAIMSLILQYEKRLQYARVYVDIDEPADQDADGRIIRIRRRILIRVSGNLPETGETMSEQTFIMYFSPLASE
- a CDS encoding CHAP domain-containing protein is translated as MSLRQNILNFARPKRGHRVGNGQCWTFVETALRTAGARTSNDMMGAENVVDDADYVWGDPVTLASLQPGDIIQFRDYSYTSTGDDGSITVERPHHTAIVSSVGTNGQVTVLEQNIDDTQIVRQNTLYLRDGAFGGRSVTVTGQMWFYRALPK
- a CDS encoding type VI secretion system baseplate subunit TssG, with the protein product MRLLYDIRAEVWIADQQQRCAVPTEIVVRSKGTFSRAYSTDILKVDTIEADALHPLTHVMHLSREGLYDTLPETLHHPPAPPLQPGRDEARAMLDQSKRLRHEENEARTFWLPFEQESFRQRIQIETQESQALTRAYGAIWDELHSYLWGDLGLTARQRACLLAIWTNAYRLVGDWEQTEQYLKEFLQVPVRLQYGNFTDIDDFLPTEAEPLPLGLGHLGQDWVLGGKDLTDDGGTIRITLGPLSNEELTDYLPNGIGLRYIKLLADYLLPADADWQLDVRPNEHEGIFSLTDDTTTGRLGLTTMLATN
- a CDS encoding TssN family type VI secretion system protein — its product is METAVILTVVLYVALAILCLIGLGIRHSFAAIFTKKLLMYTVVSLVIAAALGAAFARFESLVTVFYWIEIVALALGIVHVLVSRTMLPHIAQGGFWSEFLLAAAILLLTAGAFTGLFQGLQHSDRFLPALISGFLPFFLPLLFLYAYTAWLAIPPKIYRKWFYPIDRAVPLIELNDTVRLNFRVSKTPDSIDLAIYTVKAPIDRTLHDLFHYMIYSHNAEENPEQPIMYYEQNHEGSLLGWVFYKESLGGLSKQFLDPALTLTRNGVKANDVIIARSFVSTE